A genome region from Anaerohalosphaeraceae bacterium includes the following:
- a CDS encoding sigma-54 dependent transcriptional regulator, giving the protein MTSANETNRAQGRAAKMRVCAENAPQLRKAGRLLSEEKTALIGQSQAFQTILETIRSVAARRCCITITGETGTGKEMVARKIHEFSDRSDKVFIPVDCTTLTGQLFESQLFGHVRGSFTGAVENTLGFFRAADGGTIFLDEISEIPLELQAKLLRVLQEGTVTPLGSTQSYKIDVRVICATNRDLRQMVEKNQFRADLFYRLNVINLQIPPLRQRPEDILPLANYFLENLSRFYGEPLKKLSSEAEHLLLRYRWPGNVRELSNAMERAYVLSRGMVIEPSVLPPEIFMSGSSRTDSPLPTLDEANQRLVQEALRITKGRKMEAAKILGIERRRLNRLLEKLNIEPAKFKDH; this is encoded by the coding sequence ATGACCAGTGCCAACGAAACCAATCGCGCACAGGGACGTGCCGCAAAGATGAGAGTCTGTGCTGAAAATGCGCCGCAGCTTCGAAAAGCCGGCCGTCTGTTGAGTGAGGAAAAGACGGCTCTAATCGGGCAATCGCAGGCCTTTCAGACGATTTTAGAGACCATCCGTTCCGTAGCAGCCCGGCGGTGCTGTATCACCATCACGGGGGAAACGGGGACCGGCAAAGAGATGGTTGCCCGCAAGATTCACGAATTTTCGGACCGCTCCGATAAGGTCTTTATTCCGGTGGACTGCACCACCCTGACCGGCCAGCTTTTCGAAAGCCAGTTGTTTGGTCATGTACGCGGCAGTTTTACCGGTGCGGTTGAAAACACGCTCGGATTTTTCCGCGCCGCCGACGGCGGAACCATTTTTCTGGATGAAATCAGCGAAATTCCCCTCGAGCTTCAGGCCAAACTGCTGCGGGTTCTTCAGGAAGGCACCGTCACGCCGCTGGGGTCCACGCAGTCCTACAAGATTGATGTACGGGTGATTTGTGCAACCAACCGCGATTTGCGGCAGATGGTCGAGAAAAACCAGTTCCGGGCGGACCTGTTTTATCGGCTGAATGTGATTAACCTGCAGATTCCGCCCCTGCGTCAGCGGCCGGAAGATATTCTGCCGTTGGCCAATTATTTTCTGGAGAATCTGAGCCGTTTTTATGGAGAGCCGCTCAAAAAGCTCTCTTCGGAGGCGGAGCATCTGCTGCTTCGCTATCGCTGGCCGGGCAATGTCCGGGAATTGTCCAACGCGATGGAACGGGCCTACGTGCTCAGCCGCGGGATGGTTATTGAGCCCTCGGTCCTGCCGCCGGAGATTTTCATGAGCGGTTCCTCCCGTACCGATTCGCCGCTGCCGACGCTGGATGAGGCCAATCAGCGGCTGGTTCAGGAAGCGCTTCGCATCACCAAAGGACGCAAGATGGAAGCCGCCAAAATACTCGGTATCGAACGCCGGCGTCTTAATCGGCTGCTCGAAAAGCTGAATATTGAGCCTGCCAAGTTCAAAGACCACTGA
- a CDS encoding SGNH/GDSL hydrolase family protein has product MKWHYQEKILFIRDSITDALRREKAYAPLGCGYVHFAGCFLQAKFPELDLQVENRGISGDTTRELLARWKEDCLDLRPDVVSILVGINDLWRGYKPVLEPHKTPVPPAEYEDNLRQMLSGVQRLGSRLILMEPFYFCRDLKEPMRRGLDAYLDVVHRLARDYRALLVPLQKAYEQLSSQVPDERWSEDRVHPSMWAHAWIARQWLAAVLDGQI; this is encoded by the coding sequence ATGAAATGGCATTACCAGGAGAAAATTTTGTTCATCAGAGACAGCATCACAGATGCCCTGCGGCGGGAGAAGGCGTATGCGCCGCTGGGCTGCGGGTATGTTCATTTCGCCGGCTGTTTCTTGCAGGCCAAATTTCCTGAGCTGGATTTGCAGGTTGAAAACCGCGGCATCAGCGGGGATACGACCCGGGAACTTCTGGCCCGGTGGAAAGAAGACTGTCTGGACCTTCGGCCCGATGTGGTGAGCATTCTGGTCGGCATCAATGATTTGTGGCGTGGATACAAACCGGTGCTTGAGCCGCACAAAACCCCTGTTCCGCCGGCGGAGTATGAAGACAATCTCCGGCAGATGCTTTCCGGTGTTCAGCGGCTCGGCAGCCGTCTGATTCTGATGGAGCCGTTCTATTTCTGCCGGGATTTGAAGGAGCCGATGCGGCGGGGCCTGGATGCCTATTTGGACGTCGTGCACCGGTTGGCTCGGGACTATCGGGCCCTTCTGGTGCCTCTGCAGAAGGCCTATGAGCAGCTCAGCAGTCAGGTGCCGGACGAACGCTGGTCAGAGGACAGAGTCCACCCCTCGATGTGGGCCCATGCCTGGATTGCCCGCCAGTGGCTGGCCGCCGTTCTGGACGGGCAGATTTAG
- the rsmH gene encoding 16S rRNA (cytosine(1402)-N(4))-methyltransferase RsmH, whose translation MMHNDWANATEEHSPGHIPVLCKELAERIRLPRDGRVVDATIGYGGHSRLFGAQLGPEGMILGLDVDPKCIKRAQSFTNGLPCKVVLVRENFAKLPEVMKEHGIQQADFIMADLGICSAQIEDTERGLSFQADMPLDMRLDERLSITAADLVNQLDETALADLIYRYGEERASRKIAHCIVQSRQRQRITTTGQLALIIQKAVSRPERRGLRRLHPATRTFQALRIAVNRELECLEALLEAAPNLLKIGGFLAIISFHSLEDRLVKNNFRKNKMNGIYHILTPKPITAGAEERRANPRSRSAKLRIAQRI comes from the coding sequence ATGATGCACAACGACTGGGCGAATGCCACGGAGGAACATTCGCCCGGTCATATTCCGGTTCTTTGTAAAGAATTAGCCGAGCGAATCCGGCTGCCCAGGGACGGGCGGGTTGTGGATGCAACCATTGGCTACGGAGGCCACAGCCGGCTGTTCGGCGCCCAATTGGGCCCTGAGGGGATGATTCTTGGTCTGGATGTGGATCCAAAATGCATCAAAAGGGCCCAATCTTTTACAAACGGTCTGCCCTGCAAAGTCGTGCTGGTTCGGGAAAACTTTGCAAAACTTCCCGAGGTGATGAAAGAGCACGGAATCCAACAGGCGGATTTTATTATGGCCGACCTGGGAATCTGTTCGGCTCAGATTGAAGACACCGAAAGAGGACTGAGTTTTCAGGCCGATATGCCGCTGGATATGCGGCTGGATGAGCGCTTATCCATTACGGCCGCTGATTTGGTCAATCAATTGGATGAGACGGCACTGGCGGATTTGATTTACCGTTATGGGGAAGAACGGGCTTCCCGGAAAATCGCTCATTGTATTGTTCAGTCAAGACAACGGCAAAGAATCACAACAACCGGCCAACTGGCTTTGATTATCCAAAAAGCAGTGTCCAGACCGGAACGGAGGGGCCTGCGACGGCTGCATCCGGCCACGCGAACGTTCCAGGCCCTTCGAATTGCGGTAAATCGCGAACTGGAATGTTTAGAGGCATTGCTGGAAGCCGCCCCGAATCTCTTGAAAATCGGCGGCTTTCTGGCAATCATCAGTTTTCACAGCTTAGAAGACAGACTTGTAAAAAACAACTTTCGAAAAAATAAGATGAATGGTATTTATCATATTCTGACTCCAAAACCGATTACAGCCGGAGCGGAGGAGCGGCGTGCCAATCCCCGCTCACGAAGTGCAAAACTGAGAATCGCCCAACGGATATAG
- the rplM gene encoding 50S ribosomal protein L13 translates to MKSFLAKKGQVERKWWLVDAENKVLGRLASKVAMILMGKTKPIYTPHVDTGDYVIVVNAEKIRLTGRKPQTKTYTTFSLYPGGQKIIPFSRMIQRHPERVIQKAVQRMLPKNPLSEHMLKKLKIYKGPHHEHAAQKPVKLEL, encoded by the coding sequence ATGAAAAGTTTTTTGGCAAAAAAAGGCCAAGTCGAGCGGAAATGGTGGCTTGTGGATGCGGAAAACAAGGTGCTCGGACGCTTGGCCTCCAAAGTGGCGATGATTCTGATGGGCAAAACCAAGCCCATTTATACCCCGCATGTGGATACAGGGGATTATGTAATCGTCGTGAATGCGGAAAAGATTCGGCTGACCGGACGGAAGCCCCAAACCAAGACCTACACAACGTTTAGTCTCTATCCGGGCGGCCAAAAGATTATTCCGTTTTCGAGGATGATTCAGCGGCATCCGGAGCGGGTGATTCAGAAAGCCGTCCAGCGGATGCTGCCGAAAAATCCGCTCAGCGAACATATGTTGAAGAAGTTGAAGATTTACAAAGGGCCTCATCACGAGCATGCGGCTCAAAAACCGGTGAAATTAGAATTGTAA
- a CDS encoding ABC transporter permease, producing MRQTRLIRNIALGIENLLLHKLRSFLTMLGIVFGVGSVVAMLSVGEGASKEALEQIRKLGSNNIIISSVKAVEDESMTNTRIFMSVYGLTYEDYRRISESFKNVQKTAPAKIIRKESRLGERSLELRVVGTTPSWFELVPRDIIAGRVLTSADVEKQAPVAVLTEYGARRLLAAEHTIGQTLRIGGDSFLIVGIVRSESGQAGNIQIPDQEVDAYIPIEVARRYFGDIQTRVAAGTREREKVELHQVILQIDTSEHVEPTAAAIEQMLKRFHKKKDYTISVPLALLKQAEATKRRFNIVLGSIAGISLLVGGIGIMNIMLASVTERTREIGIRRAIGAKRRQIIFQFLIETVVLSTTGGIIGLGVGIFIPFVITMVSGMATVLTLWGILLPLLISMLIGILFGLYPAIHAAQVDPIIALRHE from the coding sequence ATGAGACAAACCCGGTTGATTCGCAATATTGCTCTCGGCATTGAAAATCTTCTCCTGCACAAACTTCGCTCTTTTTTGACGATGCTGGGGATTGTTTTCGGTGTCGGCAGTGTTGTGGCGATGCTCTCCGTCGGCGAGGGGGCCAGCAAAGAAGCCCTCGAGCAGATTCGAAAGCTCGGCAGCAACAATATCATTATTTCTTCCGTCAAAGCCGTGGAAGATGAGTCTATGACCAATACCCGCATTTTTATGAGTGTGTATGGGTTGACCTATGAGGATTATCGCCGGATTTCAGAAAGCTTTAAAAACGTTCAGAAAACAGCTCCGGCCAAAATCATTCGCAAGGAGTCTCGATTGGGAGAGCGTTCGCTTGAGCTGCGGGTTGTAGGAACTACGCCGTCCTGGTTTGAACTGGTTCCGCGGGATATTATTGCCGGGCGGGTTTTGACGAGTGCCGATGTGGAAAAACAGGCACCGGTGGCTGTACTGACGGAGTATGGGGCTCGGCGGCTTTTGGCGGCGGAGCATACAATCGGTCAAACCTTGCGCATCGGCGGCGATTCCTTTCTGATTGTCGGAATTGTCCGGAGCGAGAGCGGACAGGCGGGAAATATTCAGATTCCGGACCAGGAAGTGGATGCCTATATTCCAATCGAGGTTGCCCGACGCTATTTCGGCGATATTCAGACGCGCGTGGCGGCCGGAACGCGGGAACGGGAAAAGGTGGAACTCCATCAGGTGATTCTCCAAATTGACACCTCTGAGCACGTGGAACCTACAGCAGCGGCGATTGAGCAGATGCTCAAACGCTTTCATAAAAAGAAAGATTACACTATCAGTGTGCCTCTGGCCCTGCTCAAACAGGCGGAGGCCACCAAACGCCGGTTTAATATTGTGCTGGGGTCGATTGCGGGCATCAGTCTGCTGGTCGGCGGCATCGGAATTATGAATATTATGCTGGCTTCGGTCACGGAACGCACCCGCGAAATCGGCATTCGGCGGGCTATCGGGGCCAAGCGCAGGCAGATTATTTTCCAATTTCTCATTGAGACGGTCGTGCTGTCCACGACCGGCGGGATAATTGGTCTGGGGGTGGGAATTTTTATCCCCTTTGTGATTACGATGGTCAGCGGAATGGCCACAGTTTTGACTTTGTGGGGGATTCTGCTGCCGCTGCTGATTAGTATGCTGATCGGGATTTTGTTCGGCCTGTATCCGGCTATTCACGCCGCCCAGGTGGATCCAATCATAGCCCTTCGACACGAATAA
- a CDS encoding ABC transporter ATP-binding protein, whose protein sequence is MSSGVSNPKGNSEIIRLTDAWKIYKMGRQEVRALAGVNASFAPGSFWAIMGPSGSGKSTMMNILGCLDRLTKGHYFFDGQDISTFSDDELSDLRLRRIGFIFQSFNLIPQLTVQKNIELPLYYLGWDARRSSERAQYLAEQVGLAERLNHRPTELSGGQMQRVAIARALANDPQIIFADEPTGNLDTKTGLQILDLLQKLNENGKTIIMVTHEPDIAAFAQYQMHMRDGQIERIDGGIG, encoded by the coding sequence ATGAGCTCCGGGGTCTCCAATCCAAAAGGCAATTCAGAGATAATCCGCCTGACGGATGCATGGAAGATTTACAAAATGGGCCGCCAGGAAGTCAGGGCGCTTGCGGGTGTGAATGCATCGTTTGCCCCAGGCAGTTTTTGGGCGATTATGGGGCCCAGCGGTTCCGGCAAAAGCACGATGATGAATATTCTGGGGTGTCTGGATCGACTGACAAAGGGGCATTATTTTTTCGATGGACAGGATATCAGTACGTTCAGTGATGATGAACTCAGCGACCTGCGGCTGCGAAGAATCGGCTTTATTTTTCAAAGTTTCAATCTGATTCCGCAGCTGACGGTGCAGAAGAATATTGAATTGCCTCTTTATTATCTCGGGTGGGATGCCCGCCGGAGCAGTGAGCGGGCTCAGTACCTGGCGGAACAGGTAGGACTGGCGGAGCGTCTGAATCACCGTCCTACGGAATTATCAGGCGGCCAGATGCAGCGGGTTGCCATTGCGCGGGCACTGGCCAATGACCCTCAGATTATTTTTGCCGATGAACCTACGGGCAACCTGGATACGAAAACCGGACTTCAGATTCTGGATTTGCTGCAGAAGCTCAATGAAAACGGGAAAACGATTATCATGGTCACCCATGAGCCCGATATTGCGGCCTTTGCCCAGTATCAAATGCATATGAGGGACGGCCAAATTGAACGAATCGACGGAGGGATCGGATGA
- a CDS encoding efflux RND transporter periplasmic adaptor subunit translates to MKLNLAQKPAKKYQGILIAALVFLFLLAGGVYLFASRKESTQTMAVFPVQRGPLTISVLQSGTIKAKDQIIIKNEVEGRTSIIYLIEEGTRVKAGDLLVELDASSLVDAKIGQEIQVQNAEAAFVNARENLEVVRNQAESDKDAALLTLEFAREDLKQYKEGEYPNLLRDAEAKIKLAEEELERAQDTLAWSQKLWEEKYISENELKADQLAVTRRKLDLELAISSRDLLQNFTYLRRVKQLESDIRQAEMAYERTVRKANASVVQAEAELKARQAEYNQQKDRLAKLEDQLRKTKLYAPADGLVIYATSAQRGGFRGGQEPLMEGQEVHERQELIYLPLGYSAIAEVNVHEASLKKVHPGLPVVITVDALPGRRFMGKVDSIAPLPDAQSMWMNPDLKVYNTQISIEGEEPALRTGMSCKAEIIVAHYEDALYIPIQSVIQVGGQPTVYVLTGSAIEARPVKVGLDNNRMIHILEGLKEGEKVLLNPPLKEAEAPAAGFSSVQTDGQVSQEIRQRLEDAGRVQPSAADPQQGGTENQGSRRRTRPETQDASSPTRDSMRRRFENMTPEQREEMRRRFESMTPEQREEMRRRFEQARPQEQPSDEQNRSSQEPQAGSSGEGRP, encoded by the coding sequence ATGAAACTCAATCTGGCTCAGAAACCCGCTAAAAAATACCAGGGCATTCTTATTGCGGCGCTGGTTTTCTTGTTTTTGCTCGCAGGAGGCGTTTATTTATTTGCTTCCCGTAAGGAATCAACCCAGACCATGGCTGTTTTCCCTGTTCAGAGGGGTCCCCTGACCATCAGCGTGCTTCAGTCCGGCACCATTAAAGCCAAGGATCAAATCATCATCAAAAACGAGGTGGAAGGACGCACGTCCATAATTTATCTGATTGAGGAGGGGACCCGCGTCAAAGCCGGCGACTTGCTGGTGGAATTGGATGCCAGTTCTTTGGTTGATGCGAAAATCGGGCAGGAAATACAGGTTCAGAATGCCGAGGCCGCTTTTGTAAATGCCAGAGAGAATTTGGAGGTTGTACGCAACCAGGCCGAGAGCGATAAAGACGCGGCCCTGCTGACTCTTGAGTTTGCCCGGGAGGATTTGAAGCAATACAAAGAAGGTGAATATCCGAATCTCCTTCGAGATGCCGAGGCCAAAATCAAGTTGGCGGAGGAAGAGCTGGAAAGAGCTCAAGATACCCTTGCCTGGTCTCAGAAGCTTTGGGAGGAAAAATATATTTCTGAGAATGAACTGAAAGCAGACCAGCTGGCCGTAACACGGCGGAAGTTGGACTTGGAGTTGGCTATCAGCAGCCGAGATTTGCTCCAGAACTTTACGTATCTTCGAAGGGTCAAGCAGCTGGAGAGCGATATTCGGCAGGCCGAAATGGCTTATGAACGAACGGTTCGGAAGGCCAACGCATCGGTGGTGCAGGCGGAGGCCGAACTGAAAGCCCGGCAGGCCGAATATAATCAGCAAAAGGACCGTTTGGCCAAGCTGGAGGACCAGCTGAGGAAAACCAAGCTTTATGCTCCGGCGGATGGTTTGGTGATTTATGCGACCAGTGCCCAGCGCGGCGGTTTCCGAGGAGGACAGGAACCGCTGATGGAAGGGCAGGAAGTCCACGAACGGCAGGAATTGATTTATCTGCCGTTGGGGTATTCAGCGATTGCAGAAGTCAATGTCCATGAGGCGAGCTTAAAGAAAGTGCATCCGGGCCTGCCGGTTGTGATTACCGTTGATGCACTGCCGGGACGGAGATTTATGGGCAAAGTAGATTCCATTGCACCGCTGCCGGATGCTCAAAGTATGTGGATGAACCCGGATTTAAAAGTCTACAACACGCAGATATCCATTGAGGGAGAAGAGCCCGCCTTGAGGACTGGAATGAGCTGCAAGGCCGAAATTATCGTGGCCCATTATGAAGATGCTTTGTATATTCCGATCCAATCTGTGATTCAGGTGGGCGGTCAGCCCACTGTGTATGTGCTTACGGGTTCTGCAATCGAAGCACGTCCGGTGAAGGTGGGACTGGATAATAACCGGATGATTCATATCCTCGAAGGGCTTAAGGAAGGGGAAAAAGTGCTGCTGAATCCGCCGCTCAAAGAGGCGGAGGCCCCGGCGGCAGGTTTTTCTTCCGTTCAGACGGATGGTCAGGTGTCTCAGGAAATTCGTCAGCGGCTGGAAGACGCCGGCAGAGTTCAGCCGTCGGCGGCGGACCCTCAGCAGGGAGGGACGGAAAACCAGGGCTCGCGTCGTCGAACCAGGCCCGAGACACAGGATGCTTCCTCCCCGACGAGAGATTCGATGCGTCGTCGGTTTGAAAATATGACGCCGGAGCAGCGGGAGGAAATGCGCCGCCGCTTTGAAAGTATGACCCCGGAACAGCGGGAGGAGATGCGGAGACGCTTTGAGCAGGCCAGGCCGCAGGAACAGCCGTCTGACGAACAGAACCGCTCTTCTCAGGAGCCGCAGGCGGGTTCATCTGGAGAAGGTCGGCCATGA
- the pheT gene encoding phenylalanine--tRNA ligase subunit beta has product MKISLEWLQEYVDLKGVCPEEIAKQLSNLGFPTESIEKIDGDTVIDIEITSNRGDCLSHIGIARELAAAYGKPLRLPDASIQESDSPVQTWVSVQIEEPELCPRYTARIITGVKVGPSPDWMVRRLQAAGMRSVNNVVDATNYAMLEHGQPPHAFDYDKIRGRKIIVRKALPGERLVSIDGTDCQLQDWMLVIADAERPVAVGGVMGGLETEVTDKTATILLEEASFAPVSIRRTSRRLGLPSEASFRFERQVDTENIDWASRRCARLIVQVAGGQIARGVVDCYPGKTAAAPVRMRLSRLKHLLGIEIPVEKVLAIFSGLGLNPQRETGDVIVCTPPSWRHDLSREADLIEEAARCWGYEKVPVENKIRITAVPMDAREKVCQKIRTYLNGCGFFETINITFIDKQTAECFSPAPAAEHLAVSDVSRKNTNLLRQNLIGSLLNTMQTNYHAGNIPCRLYEIADTFLPSDKNQVLPLEKAKVALAADMEFQEMRGVLEGLLERLTCREGRFEPAGAKWAQGGTEIFVGDKPVGFVGAVEDAIARRLDLDKGMVCAAELDLEALIDLAANAKPSAKPLPRFPAIRRDLSLILDEPVRWAEIEQAVRSAAPSELEEIRFGGLYRGKPIPAGKKSLTVSLRFRDDDGTLRHEQVDQFEAAILNVLKEKFRAELRTV; this is encoded by the coding sequence ATGAAAATCTCATTGGAATGGCTGCAGGAGTACGTTGACCTCAAAGGTGTCTGCCCGGAAGAAATCGCCAAACAGCTGAGTAATTTGGGGTTTCCGACCGAAAGCATCGAAAAGATTGACGGCGATACGGTTATCGACATAGAAATCACAAGCAATCGCGGGGACTGTCTGAGCCACATTGGAATTGCCAGAGAACTGGCCGCCGCGTATGGCAAACCCCTGCGGCTGCCGGATGCATCGATTCAGGAGTCCGATAGTCCCGTTCAAACGTGGGTGAGCGTGCAAATCGAAGAACCGGAACTATGCCCCCGCTATACCGCCCGAATTATCACCGGCGTGAAGGTGGGACCTTCTCCGGACTGGATGGTTCGCCGCCTTCAGGCCGCGGGGATGCGAAGCGTCAATAATGTCGTGGACGCCACCAACTACGCAATGCTCGAACACGGCCAGCCGCCGCACGCCTTTGATTATGACAAAATCCGCGGCAGAAAAATCATCGTGCGAAAAGCCCTCCCCGGAGAGCGGCTTGTCAGCATTGACGGCACGGATTGTCAGCTGCAGGACTGGATGCTCGTGATTGCCGATGCAGAACGACCGGTGGCTGTCGGCGGCGTAATGGGCGGGCTGGAAACCGAGGTGACGGACAAGACCGCAACCATTCTGCTGGAAGAGGCCTCGTTTGCACCGGTAAGCATCCGCCGGACCTCCCGCCGGCTCGGACTGCCGTCGGAGGCCTCCTTCCGATTTGAGCGGCAGGTGGACACGGAAAACATCGACTGGGCCTCCCGGCGATGCGCCCGGCTGATTGTGCAGGTTGCCGGCGGTCAAATCGCCCGGGGGGTTGTGGACTGCTATCCGGGAAAAACGGCCGCAGCGCCGGTGCGGATGCGTCTGTCGCGGCTCAAACACCTGTTGGGAATCGAGATTCCCGTCGAAAAGGTGCTTGCGATTTTCTCCGGCCTGGGGCTGAATCCGCAGCGGGAAACCGGCGATGTGATTGTCTGCACCCCGCCCAGCTGGCGGCACGACTTGAGCCGCGAAGCCGACCTCATCGAGGAAGCCGCCCGATGCTGGGGCTATGAGAAGGTGCCGGTCGAAAACAAGATTCGAATCACCGCCGTGCCGATGGATGCACGCGAAAAGGTCTGTCAGAAAATCCGGACGTACCTGAACGGCTGCGGTTTCTTTGAAACCATCAATATTACCTTTATTGACAAACAGACTGCCGAGTGCTTCTCCCCCGCACCCGCCGCGGAGCATCTGGCGGTCAGCGATGTGTCCCGCAAGAACACCAATCTGCTTCGCCAAAATCTCATCGGCTCGCTCCTGAATACGATGCAGACCAACTACCACGCCGGCAATATCCCCTGCCGGCTGTATGAAATCGCAGATACGTTCCTGCCTTCCGATAAAAATCAGGTTCTTCCTCTGGAAAAGGCGAAGGTCGCCCTGGCCGCCGATATGGAGTTCCAGGAGATGCGGGGAGTTCTGGAAGGCCTTCTGGAACGGCTGACCTGCCGAGAGGGGCGGTTCGAACCCGCCGGTGCCAAGTGGGCCCAGGGCGGCACGGAGATTTTTGTCGGCGACAAACCCGTGGGCTTTGTCGGCGCCGTGGAGGACGCAATTGCCCGGCGTCTGGATTTAGACAAGGGAATGGTCTGTGCGGCGGAACTGGACCTCGAAGCCCTGATAGACCTGGCCGCAAACGCCAAACCGTCCGCGAAACCGTTGCCGCGATTCCCTGCCATCCGACGAGACCTGTCCCTGATTCTCGACGAACCTGTCCGCTGGGCAGAGATTGAACAGGCCGTTCGTTCGGCGGCTCCGTCGGAATTGGAGGAAATCCGTTTCGGCGGCCTGTATCGGGGCAAACCGATTCCCGCCGGCAAAAAGAGTCTGACGGTTTCTCTTCGATTCCGGGACGACGACGGCACGCTGCGTCACGAGCAGGTGGACCAATTCGAAGCCGCCATTTTGAACGTCCTGAAAGAAAAATTCCGCGCCGAACTCCGAACGGTTTGA
- a CDS encoding TolC family protein, which produces MFRRRLIEIQALPVSAPAALGTDRLEPIAHWPEKDYPFAKSDSEPNAADPNQVITLSLMDALQIGAANNFEYQSRKEAIFSAALDLDLARNEFRTLFAGAAKSYYEENRTGLSPQRGFVHSGELSASRKLTSGAEVSAGIAADLVNLLTLGGASSLGLTADASISVPLLRGSGPHIVAEPLLQAERQVMYAIWQFERYKSEFAVSIASDYLAVLRQFDQVRNSRENYISAVASARQSRRLADAGRLPEIQVDQAVQRELSARAQWIGAVESYKQRLDSFKIRLGLPPDAKIELDRKDLDQLQVYKNYFVYSDLSGRGVGKEGAFPAADAPIEPQPPSNEDAGPFELPEEIAVKTAFEKRPDLWVIQGRVYDAQRDVIVKADRLGAELTFLGSAGWGSGRSLGSAGSEDARLDFDRGRYTALLNLNLPLERTAERNAYRKSFLALEEAVRNLQQTEDSIKLSIRNQLRTLLESREQVKIQAKAVTVAEKRQKSTKMFLDAGRAQIRDLLDAQDALLSAQNQLTAAIINYRLAELNLQRDMGVLQVDEKGLWKEFAPEVLYETQSGSETR; this is translated from the coding sequence TTGTTTCGAAGACGTTTGATTGAGATTCAGGCCCTGCCGGTTTCTGCTCCAGCAGCCCTCGGCACGGATCGTTTAGAGCCGATTGCCCACTGGCCTGAAAAAGATTACCCCTTTGCCAAATCGGACTCAGAGCCGAATGCGGCCGACCCTAATCAGGTGATTACCCTTTCCTTAATGGATGCGTTGCAAATCGGGGCGGCGAATAATTTCGAGTATCAGTCCAGAAAAGAAGCCATTTTTTCGGCGGCCCTGGATTTAGACCTGGCCCGCAACGAATTTCGCACGCTTTTTGCCGGAGCGGCCAAGAGTTATTATGAAGAAAATCGAACTGGTCTGTCTCCGCAAAGGGGATTTGTTCACAGCGGGGAACTCAGTGCCTCCCGAAAACTGACCAGCGGTGCGGAAGTCAGTGCGGGAATTGCAGCCGATTTGGTGAATCTTCTGACCCTCGGGGGGGCTTCTTCCCTGGGGCTTACGGCGGATGCGAGCATTTCCGTTCCTCTTCTCCGGGGGTCGGGACCGCATATTGTGGCCGAACCTCTTCTTCAAGCCGAACGGCAGGTGATGTATGCCATTTGGCAGTTTGAACGGTACAAGAGCGAATTTGCCGTTTCGATTGCCAGCGATTATCTTGCCGTGCTTCGCCAATTTGACCAGGTGCGAAACAGCCGCGAGAACTATATCAGCGCTGTGGCATCTGCACGGCAGTCGCGCCGCCTTGCGGATGCCGGCCGCCTGCCGGAAATTCAGGTGGACCAGGCGGTTCAGCGGGAACTCAGTGCCCGTGCGCAATGGATTGGGGCCGTGGAGTCTTACAAGCAGCGTCTGGATTCCTTCAAAATTCGGTTAGGGCTGCCGCCGGATGCGAAGATTGAATTGGACCGGAAGGATTTGGATCAGCTGCAGGTTTATAAGAATTATTTTGTTTATTCGGATTTGTCCGGGAGAGGAGTTGGAAAAGAGGGGGCTTTCCCGGCTGCCGATGCGCCTATTGAACCGCAGCCGCCTTCCAATGAAGATGCAGGTCCCTTTGAACTGCCGGAGGAGATTGCCGTCAAAACCGCTTTTGAGAAACGTCCGGATTTGTGGGTGATTCAGGGACGCGTGTATGATGCTCAAAGGGATGTGATTGTCAAGGCGGACCGGTTAGGAGCGGAGCTGACGTTTTTAGGGTCCGCCGGCTGGGGCAGCGGACGTTCGCTGGGCTCGGCCGGCTCAGAAGATGCTCGGCTGGACTTCGACCGGGGGCGTTATACCGCATTGCTGAATCTGAATCTTCCGTTAGAACGGACGGCGGAGCGTAATGCTTATCGAAAAAGTTTTTTAGCTTTGGAGGAGGCGGTTCGGAATCTCCAGCAAACGGAGGATTCAATCAAGTTATCTATTCGGAATCAGCTTCGCACACTCCTAGAATCCCGGGAGCAGGTCAAAATCCAGGCCAAGGCGGTGACCGTCGCGGAAAAACGCCAGAAAAGCACCAAGATGTTTCTGGATGCAGGCCGTGCTCAAATCCGGGATTTGCTGGATGCTCAGGATGCCCTGCTCAGCGCCCAGAATCAGCTGACGGCGGCTATTATTAATTATCGATTGGCCGAGCTGAATCTGCAGCGGGACATGGGGGTTTTGCAGGTCGATGAAAAAGGTTTATGGAAGGAGTTTGCTCCGGAGGTTCTTTATGAAACTCAATCTGGCTCAGAAACCCGCTAA